One Drosophila virilis strain 15010-1051.87 chromosome 5, Dvir_AGI_RSII-ME, whole genome shotgun sequence DNA window includes the following coding sequences:
- the LOC6636449 gene encoding uncharacterized protein, whose amino-acid sequence MNYTWAFALILATLCLSQAAPLNNPYQAISSPSDISGQPVRTKRGSYQNDYYICYPSSVVYGYHHNNPSSPDGHRRSDAPEQRFLAYDSYEARTNRADRERAAYTDSFGK is encoded by the coding sequence atgaACTACACCTGGGCATTCGCTCTCATCCTGGCCACATTGTGCCTGTCCCAGGCAGCGCCCCTCAACAATCCCTACCAGGCCATCAGCTCGCCCAGCGACATTAGCGGACAACCAGTGCGCACAAAACGCGGCAGCTATCAAAATGATTATTACATCTGCTATCCCAGCAGCGTTGTCTATGGCTACCATCACAACAATCCCAGTTCCCCGGACGGACATCGTCGCTCCGATGCGCCGGAGCAACGTTTCCTCGCCTACGACTCCTACGAGGCGCGTACAAATCGTGCGGATAGGGAACGCGCTGCCTACACAGACAGCTTTGGCAAATAA
- the LOC6636480 gene encoding putative golgin subfamily A member 6-like protein 3, which translates to MHVAEFLNRTNRRNRNAQIEGEVQRRLGEYAKDLEERRRQLAEQLHNEERQLDEELAELLQSRLEAAQNQRIEWIQLQLMRSERKEQQLLQLKQQQREIENSEQHRESETKQILLETKQAQLYQIEERKELRRRAAYVDSLWQQYSK; encoded by the exons ATGCATGTTGCCGAGTTTCTTAACCGAACCAATCGACGCAATCGAAATGCTCAAATAGAAGGAGAGGTGCAGCGGCGACTTGGAGAATATGCCAAGGATTTGGAGGAACGCCGCCGCCAACTGGCAGAGCAGCTGCACAACGAGGAGCGCCAGCTGGACGAGGAGCTGGCAGAGCTGCTGCAGTCGCGTCTCGAAGCAGCGCAAAATCAGCGTATCGAATGGATTCAACTGCAGCTGATGCGAAGCGAGCGgaaagagcagcagctgctccagctgaagcagcagcagcgcgagAT CGAAAACTCGGAGCAGCATCGTGAGTCGGAAACGAAGCAAATACTTTTGGAGACCAAACAGGCGCAACTCTATCAAATTGAGGAGCGCAAGGAATTGCGCCGCCGGGCAGCCTACGTGGATTCCCTCTGGCAACAATacagcaaataa
- the LOC116650869 gene encoding uncharacterized protein produces MKSIAHKSSLLLLIAVLLLSSCQAQPVNAEAREQRQLKSSPAAAAEADVKMLAASTANMTPASMPMAGMMAMSPMALGGGINMQLAQYPGYQAGMMPFLGLSGLAGTGLQTSIASGYPGEPGMGFGLGAGAGTNPGFGLGAPTAGFGLGASTAGFGLGAPTAGFMYGNPLYANPQLGAGFGPQPTLDNFAALNNIINMQAGGLYGQVAAGPLPSYFGGMAAGVDGGNGLLERMKLRSYAPGF; encoded by the coding sequence ATGAAGTCTATCGCCCATAAGTCATCCTTACTGCTGCTGATCGCCGTGCTGTTGCTGAGCAGCTGTCAGGCGCAGCCCGTGAATGCCGAGGCACGTGAACAGCGACAGCTGAAGTCTAGcccggcagctgctgcggagGCGGATGTCAAGATGCTGGCAGCGAGCACGGCCAATATGACGCCTGCTTCCATGCCCATGGCCGGCATGATGGCCATGAGTCCCATGGCACTGGGCGGAGGCATCAACATGCAGCTGGCACAGTATCCCGGCTATCAGGCCGGCATGATGCCATTCCTGGGCCTAAGCGGACTGGCTGGAACTGGTCTGCAGACGAGCATTGCCAGCGGCTATCCGGGCGAACCAGGCATGGGCTTCGGTCTGGGCGCAGGCGCTGGCACCAACCCTGGCTTCGGACTAGGCGCGCCCACAGCTGGCTTCGGCCTGGGCGCATCCACAGCTGGCTTCGGCCTGGGCGCACCCACAGCTGGCTTCATGTACGGCAATCCCTTGTACGCAAATCCCCAACTGGGCGCCGGCTTTGGCCCACAGCCCACGCTGGACAACTTTGCGGCGCTGAACAACATCATCAATATGCAGGCCGGAGGACTatatggtcaggtggctgccGGGCCACTGCCCAGCTACTTTGGAGGCATGGCCGCAGGCGTCGATGGAGGCAACGGGCTGCTGGAGCGTATGAAATTGCGCAGCTATGCGCCCGGCttctaa
- the LOC116650874 gene encoding uncharacterized protein translates to MRLTLVLLVGALCLALGYALPLDDSVQDNVQDNVQDNVQVNVQDNVQDNGLITLLDLADQPEGHANEGDREARAFCCGGFGRRRGYGGYGGYGRGGFGYGGYGYGGYGRGGFGYGGHRHGHRGGYGYYGR, encoded by the coding sequence ATGCGTTTGACCCTGGTGCTGCTTGTTGGAGCTCTTTGCCTGGCCCTCGGCTATGCGCTGCCGTTGGATGATAGTGTCCAGGATAATGTCCAGGATAATGTCCAGGATAATGTCCAGGTTAATGTCCAGGATAATGTCCAGGATAATGGCCTGATAACATTACTGGATCTGGCCGATCAGCCCGAGGGACACGCCAACGAGGGCGATCGAGAGGCGCGAGCCTTCTGCTGTGGTGGATTTGGTCGTCGTCGTGGTTACGGTGGCTATGGTGGCTACGGTCGTGGTGGTTTCGGCTATGGTGGTTACGGTTATGGTGGATATGGCCGTGGTGGTTTCGGTTATGGTGGACACAGACATGGACATCGTGGAGGCTATGGATATTATGGACGCTAG
- the Listericin gene encoding uncharacterized protein Listericin, protein MKQFVVLALISCLALASVCAHPLEPVEEQLTLEQVDAPAGNDVDGVRLARHFGGGGGFCCGGGGFGRPGFGGGGYGGYPGGGFGGGYPGGGFGGGYPGGGFGRRGGGFGGGSASASASASASASGNFYGK, encoded by the coding sequence ATGAAACAGTTTGTGGTGCTAGCCTTAATCAGCTGCCTGGCCTTGGCCAGTGTCTGTGCCCATCCGCTGGAGCCGGTCGAGGAGCAGCTCACACTCGAGCAGGTGGACGCTCCGGCCGGCAATGATGTCGACGGAGTGCGTCTTGCACGTCActttggcggcggcggcggattCTGCTGCGGCGGTGGCGGCTTTGGACGTCCCGgctttggcggcggcggctatGGCGGTTATCCGGGCGGCGGCTTTGGCGGCGGCTATCCGGGCGGTGGCTTTGGCGGTGGCTATCCCGGCGGTGGCTTTGGACGACGCGGCGGCGGCTTCGGAGGCGGCAGTGCCTCAGCCTCTGCCTCGGCCTCAGCCTCAGCTAGCGGCAACTTTTATGGCAAATAG
- the LOC116650876 gene encoding neuropeptide-like protein 32, with the protein MRLILLALIGVLCLAYCYALAEEESDQIDLLNVADQGQAHANEGNREARQWGGGWGGRGGGWGGRGGGWGGRGGGWGGHGGWGGRGGWGGRGGGGGWGWGR; encoded by the coding sequence ATGCGTTTAATACTCTTAGCACTCATCGGCGTGCTCTGCCTCGCCTATTGCTACGCCCTCGCCGAGGAGGAAAGCGACCAGATTGATCTGCTCAACGTCGCCGATCAAGGACAGGCCCATGCCAACGAGGGCAACCGAGAGGCCCGTCAATGGGGCGGTGGCTGGGGCGGACGCGGAGGCGGCTGGGGCGGACGCGGAGGCGGCTGGGGCGGACGCGGGGGCGGCTGGGGTGGTCACGGCGGCTGGGGAGGTCGCGGCGGCTGGGGTGGTcgtggcggcggtggcggctggggctggggacGATAA
- the LOC6636478 gene encoding heterogeneous nuclear ribonucleoprotein A3 homolog 1 — translation MYLPARFCLLSVLFALASGQRSKPRPQGRTLGLLSPLLFGSAGPLFDAPVAPLGGVSGGGVAAGAGSGTQSDPYGGGGYGGGGGGGGGYGGGGYVGGGYPGYGYGSVYGYRPNYGFGLGLGYPGLAQSYYGYPGYGLYRPSYNYNYGGYQRPVQYPGNYYGSRPNYGNYNNYNNNYGNRPSSYGSYATAVPPISANPSAGVSPGVGAGSGAGAGAGSQLNTAQAAQLAGLLGQALGSSLRPLLANGGGGAAGAAGGANPQALSGLLGLLG, via the coding sequence ATGTATTTGCCGGCGCGTTTCTGCCTGCTTAGTGTGCTCTTCGCCCTGGCTAGTGGCCAGAGGAGCAAGCCGCGTCCACAGGGACGCACATTGGGTCTGCTCTCGCCGCTGCTGTTCGGTTCCGCGGGGCCATTGTTCGATGCGCCAGTGGCGCCTCTGGGCGGCGTGAGTGGAGGCGGGGTGGCGGCTGGCGCGGGCAGTGGCACGCAGTCGGATCCGTACGGAGGAGGAGGATACGGAGGcggtggaggaggaggaggaggataCGGAGGTGGAGGATATGTAGGCGGAGGTTATCCTGGTTATGGCTATGGCAGCGTCTACGGTTACAGGCCCAACTATGGATTTGGCTTGGGTTTGGGCTATCCGGGCCTGGCTCAGAGCTATTATGGCTATCCGGGCTATGGCCTCTACAGGCCcagctacaactacaactacggCGGCTATCAGCGACCCGTGCAATATCCGGGCAACTATTACGGCTCCAGGCCAAACTACGGcaattacaacaactacaacaataattATGGAAACAGACCTTCCTCCTACGGCAGCTACGCGACAGCCGTGCCGCCAATCAGCGCCAATCCAAGCGCGGGCGTGTCACCTGGTGTCGGCGCTGGCTCAggcgctggagctggagctggttCACAGCTCAACACAGCGCAGGCAGCGCAGCTGGCAGGCCTGCTGGGCCAAGCGCTGGGCAGCAGCTTGCGACCCTTGTTGGCcaatggcggcggcggtgcaGCCGGAGCTGCCGGAGGCGCCAATCCTCAGGCGCTGAGCGGTCTCTTGGGCTTGTTGGGCTGA